A DNA window from Oscarella lobularis chromosome 8, ooOscLobu1.1, whole genome shotgun sequence contains the following coding sequences:
- the LOC136190039 gene encoding inositol 1,4,5-trisphosphate receptor type 3-like isoform X2 codes for MASAPDAQVHPVHYGDTISLYCDDGPGFVYTQVTSSAHVSVAVSVQRDRDMKNPAAVHETNPGLKNVHVVTFQILYPNKFKAQKRLLKMKEKMKEKYGSAPKSHLTSRELEELVQAEKKYVAEKDDNEQEQNRQRGRHLEYGQVVELLHTYTNQFLSVSTTATSQLEPSNMQMKLSSFGIKQSRFKVLPRYKVRSIGDKVMIGDQVQLESVKSEGQFLHCSRFLYRDKKSIEGPISTEEGSKELNLSATQSALTIMSHYSPQKDNPSNAVKAGSIIRLFHREVEAYLVAEGSFIEAEPVENVHLRLRPADQDRPRSLFPSTSAITYWQIELEKSSVTGEIIKWEQRCRLRHVCTRKYLCLTKEENSVTPVTSIDVHYTLSLTDDPGLSTVFRLFSVIQEVNAVCYDTYCRIEHPQSKQWLHALTDDYEKESMKATEKGKTSMEQLEWDGAKLKQIGSSDVMNYDDAFTIQEVEKEHVDILNHTAGMIPVIRQYIKDREEGRRALTRKTASRLDKGLRELGAFQIEKGEPVKARQKLLRNLRIIDLLVELLKLPRAKQEKEYQNHVLVCQAAYHVLEQYLVGNSRKNELYVAKYIPFFQGQIGQGLKAETMVMELVRDNRKIVDRVEESQIDRFVNFLTESRDYRFLDFLGVLCVCDGIAIPTNQNYVTKKLLQENQSVVYLTECGDSLSPARDPQMVYVSEDSGKIWTPLAQFAKGQEKNPSPRYLFLERQLDLFNQLCHGRNEYAINVITKELKYLTWKEAFLCLRSKELPNHLRAKYCNVIIGMFINVGENRSVLDKLCLSYVFNKVEAKPYSSAADDPKEAITGARMDFFPNIRDWIGKFLDENGNMKASEKGHNQLLTEVLRLLHYLVGYGYYANVDDIQRLLKPMLSVMDGRNDEPSPHAQDKALEDYRQTTRFVQSENNKEVVNAKHMAMEVIDLLFNFRFNIRLERFIYEFRRVSSGRDSAPLRPVLEPPTQLRRLLRMPSTRMHRLTGTEYAALVKSEAECKVLDDDHLATFARTQLEAILDESSFFENRELDLILKDLSRYQYDKMVIASMRLMSRYFSANSTLFDRAVQAQVLVHEKSIDTFHYIEKTLPVLRRLAAAKMTHEQELKMGEILDAYSRKCWIQSADGESAFESHKMNQTILYNFGILADIFDILEKEIDIDRKEYEGLREVFRKCFSLLQALARGNAVVQQRLYSRLDRLLTIRGAEAQMANALAEVFTGNQEMCMRIRNYQVQKIVGLLALHQQDASEFLDLLNAVVKIEELDLPLKRNQGFVMIAINQQRSKVCGILESSEAETRKSLLEEGDMSSPKLNYLLRLVDLLATCAEGENRFIESMCQNIFSIPELFEVLLNPDIIVACKRPYLRFFIWVYLNTASGQVESGAGDMDHDPDMWKFLDLVSRALGEIKTGLQGISQDVSKVRAMQKSLRLGPRSRTSATSERPKKMLRKQSTTSRILDEGFLSYFFDGVLPLLQVFYSDYFRSDPDNLDHRHEIGTSRVLADTLLGISSEIAQYVANKAQHRLMRRTVTAVLAQPALNLPDDKVAQFDMGGFGDRTMDVKSPALKQYEREHRSEEKLNYELNNFAINFKRAYQKRNMIRDQINVPIDEQYCEDEDDDEPLPLGKEFQDHVKAFCKHGTVVDPNGEKLVEQLCISYSSHELRTMSETERLQLERLSIRSLQVLRAIIHNQIVQVPELKEGFEVPKSYKVAMDSVETVQKSLNSFGAALKIIPLLSHHNDDIVRETLAFLSSLIYRGNPQVQNSFEDYFLHTREERFFIDIQGRLKRSAVATRERRALLSQHKAKVEKSKKMAETLRERTQGKTTGEKMGYAAMGKAEDEIEMEEIAMKAGVAADEVKGEPSPDHLRFRDDGYIEIVLRIMGYMCDGHHRVLQDYLREQPDNIKSLNLVSEVCTYLHLFYNAIDEDNIPLVIQLFNTLVEFASGNQDNQATLFDHQIIDMINDVMRMEMTRFADSDHVDDAYDLKQSAMDLLSAMVERNDDKTKRLAKEILETIHIDALYESMTTFQTVAEETPGDEGEAARRLAFTIEHVLKRFRDFGGVLYGKKWKFRHKISQEETVAEKELDNKTMSVEILDGDELHKVYFRVKDQSALREEVKETLKWNISRDSPTDKLRDFLEWGRDIQKDIQYQKKVRSHWLASLFVLGNSFWYWMVLLLTLALNVFVLSTWNAPENLFQHRPHVETSYFYPVLYSLGGLHLFFSLCMLITFYIANAHNFVLPSFLYSLLRKKRPEDSHSSINILGLRSLFYLLFVAASVLSLFFDGFFYCFHLFIIIVNNDILLRVLQSVTRNGVSLLWVAAMMLIIIYVYSVVAFAFLRQSFDRNEGLYCENLGQCFVTSLKFGLLSGGGLGEALAPKTYSFFEPGLRIFFDLSYFIVITIIALNIVFGIIVDTFSELRDDKWKAQNDMASVCFICGNPSFEFEKRGNGFEHHVKNEHNMWAYLFYFIHLSEKLHNDYTSIESHVAEKLKKDEIDFFPLNKAICLSDTEDASIEQIQELKNMIQQLLDRHQREDANLRRRQERHEQALWERRQGLARGLTVGTSVDDDDDNEVTTI; via the exons ATGGCATCCGCTCCCGATGCCCAAGTTCATCCCGTTCATTACGGGGATACAATCAGTCTCTATTGCGATGACGGACCCGGTTTCGTGTACACGCAAGTGACGAG TTCGGCTCacgtttccgtcgccgtAAGCGTGCAGCGTGATCGCGATATGAAAAATCCAGCCGCCGTCCACGAAACGAATCCCGGTCTCAAAAACGTTCACG TGGTAACCTTTCAAATTCTCTACCCGAACAAGTTCAAAGCGCAAAAACGCCTACTAAagatgaaggagaagatgaaggaaAAATACGG ATCAGCGCCCAAGAGTCATCTGACCTCGAGAGAGTTAGAGGAGCTCGTTCAAGCGGAA AAAAAGTATGTAGCCGAGAAGGACGACAATGAACAAGAGCAAAATCGACAGAGAGGACGTCACTTGGAATATGGACAAGTAGTGGAG tTGCTACACACGTACACcaatcaatttctttcaGTCAGTACCACTGCTACGTCGCAATTGGAACCAAGCAACATGCAG atgaAACTGAGCTCGTTTGGAATCAAACAGTCTCGTTTCAAAGTGCTACCTCGATACAAAGTCAGATCTATTGGTGACAAA GTGATGATTGGTGATCAAGTTCAACTGGAAAGTGTCAAATCAGAAGGACAATTTCTTCACTGCAGTCGTTTTCTGTACAGAGACAAGAAATCAATTGAGGGTCCAATATCAACGGAAGAAGGAAG CAAAGAGCTCAACTTGTCAGCTACTCAATCAGCGCTGACAATTATGTCCCATTATTCTCCACAAAAAGACAATCCTTCCAATGCTGTCAAG GCTGGCAGTATTATTCGATTATTTCATCGTGAAGTCGAAGCTTATCTTGTAGCCGAAGGCAGTTTTATTGAAGCAGAGCCTGTTGAAAACG TTCATTTGAGACTTCGTCCCGCCGATCAAGATCGTCCAAGAAGTTTGTTTCCGTCAACGAGTGCCATAACCTATTGGCAAATTGAGCTTGAAAAATCGTCAGTCACAG GTGAAATAATCAAATGGGAACAAAGATGTCGTCTTCGACACGTGTGCACTCGCAAATATCTTTGTctgacgaaagaagagaataGCGTGACTCCTGTCACATCAATTGATGTTCATTACACg cTCAGTTTGACTGATGATCCTGGACTTTCGACcgtctttcgtcttttttccgtTATTCAG GAAGTGAATGCCGTTTGCTACGACACATACTGTCGCATTGAACATCCCCAGAGCAAACAGTGGCTCCACGCACTCACAG ATGACTACGAAAAAGAATCGATGAAAGCGAcggaaaaaggcaaaacgAGTATGGAACAATTGGAATGGGACGGTGCAAAATTGAAACAG ATTGGctcttctgacgtcatgaaCTACGATGACGCCTTCACCATTCAAGAAGTGGAAAAGGAGCACGTGGACATTCTCAATCACACGGCCGGAATGATTCCCGTCATCCGCCAATACATCAAAGAT AGAGAAGAAGGGCGTCGAGCTCTCACTCGAAAAACAGCGTCAAGACTTGACAAG GGTTTGCGCGAACTTGGAGCCTTTCAAATTGAGAAAGGAGAACCTGTAAAGGCGCGACAAAAATTGCTTAGAAATCTTCGA ATCATTGATTTGCTCGTCGAATTGCTCAAACTTCCTCGTGCCAAGCAGGAAAAAGA ATATCAGAATCACGTGCTCGTCTGCCAAGCAGCCTATCACGTCTTGGAGCAATACTTAGTAGGAAACAGTCGCAAAAATGAACTCTACGTCGCCAAGTACATTCCGTTTTTTCAAGGCCAG ATTGGCCAAGGCTTGAAAGCTGAGACGATGGTTATGGAATTGGTGCGCGACAACAG aaaaattgtTGATCGTGTTGAAGAATCGCAAATAGATCGCTTTGTGAATTTCCTAACCGAAAGCAGG GATTATCGTTTCCTCGACTTTCTCGGCGTTTTGTGCGTTTGTGACGGAATAGCAATTCCAACAAACCAAA ATTACGTGACGAAAAAACTCCTCCAAGAAAACCAA TCGGTTGTGTATCTCACCGAATGTGGCGATTCATTGTCTCCCGCTCGAGATCCGCAAATGGTCTACGTTTCGGAAGACAGCGGAAAAATTTGGACTCCCTTGGCTCAATTTGCCAAAGGCCAA gaaaaaaatcctaGTCCAAGATATCTTTTCCTTGAAAGGCAATTGGATCTGTTCAATCAACTCTGTCAT GGAAGAAACGAATACGCAATCAATGTCATCACCAAA GAGCtgaaatatttgacatggAAGGAAGCGTTTCTCTGTCTCAGATCCAAAGAACTTCCCAATCATCTTCGAGCTAAATATTGCAACGTCATCATTG GAATGTTTATCAACGTCGGGGAAAATCGATCCGTTTTAGATAAACTCTGTCTTTCCTAC GTGTTTAACAAAGTTGAGGCGAAACCCTACTCATCTGCGGCTGATGATCCCAAAGAGGCAATAACTGGAGCACGAATGGACTTTTTCCCCAATATTCGAGATTGGATTGGGAAATTTTTGGATGAAAATGGG aaTATGAAAGCGTCGGAAAAAGGCCACAATCAACTTTTGACCGAAGTGCTTCGACTCTTGCACTATCTCGTCGGCTACGGATACTACGCGAATGTGGACGACATTCAAAGACTTCTTAAGCCAATGCTGAGCGTCATGGACGGTCGAAATGACGAGCCTTCTCCACACG CCCAAGACAAAGCGTTGGAGGATTACAGACAAACGACGCGTTTTGTACAGAGCGAAAATAACAAAGAAGTCGTCAACGCAAAACACATGGCCATGGAAGTTATTGAtcttctcttcaatttccGATTTAATATTCGTCTCGAA CGTTTCATTtacgaatttcgtcgcgtttcgtcagGCCGCGATTCAGCTCCACTTCGTCCAGTCCTTGAACCTCCGACTCAACTCCGACGATTGCTTCGCATGCCATCGACACGTATGCACAGATTGACGGGG aCGGAATACGCTGCTCTTGTAAAGTCTGAAGCCGAGTGCAAAGTTTTGGATGATGATCA CCTTGCCACGTTTGCTCGTACTCAACTTGAAGCGATTTTGGACGAGAGTTCGTTTTTCGAAAACAGAGAATTGGACTTGATTCTCAAAGATCTCTCACGTTATCAATACGATAAAATGGTCATTGCTTCAATGAGACTGATGAGTCGATATTTTTCAGCAAATAGCACGCTCTTTGATCGAGCCGTTCAAGCACAG GTCCTCGTTCACGAGAAATCAATTGATACGTTTCATTACATTGAGAAAACGTTGCCAGTGCTCAGACGACTGGCGGCGGCAAAAATGACGCACGAACAGGAACTCAAAATGGGAGAAATTCTCGACGCCTACAGccg AAAATGTTGGATTCAGTCCGCCGACGGTGAATCGGCTTTTGAATCGCACAAAATGAATCAAACCATTCTTTATAATTTTG GAATCCTTGCCGACATTTTTGACATTCTCGAAAAAGAGATCGACATTGATCGAAAGGAATACGAAGGATTACGTGAAGTGTTTCGCAAATGTTTTTCACTGCTTCAAGCGCTCGCTCGAggaaacgccgtcgttcaGCAGAGACTCTATAGCCGACTCGATCGGCTGCTAACGATTCGCGGTGCCGAGGCTCAAATGGCTAATGCCCTTGCCGAAGTTTTTACAGGAAATCAAGAAATGTGCATGAGGATTCGAAATTATCAG gtTCAAAAAATTGTTGGTCTACTCGCACTTCATCAGCAAGATGCAAGCGAGTTTTTGGATCTTCTCAACGCTGTCGTCAAG ATTGAAGAATTGGATTTACCGTTGAAACGAAATCAGGGATTTGTGATGATAGCCATCAATCAACAACGCTCCAAAGTGTGTGGAATTCTCGAATCATCCGAAGCGGAAACGCGAAAAAGTTTGCTCGAAGAAGGAGACATGTCCAGTCCCAAATTGAATTATCTCCTCCGACTCGTCGATCTTTTGGCCACGTGTGCCGAA ggtGAGAATCGTTTTATTGAATCCATGTgtcaaaatattttcagCATTCCTGAGCTATTTGAG GTTCTATTGAATCCTGATATCATTGTCGCTTGCAAGAGACCGTACCTTCGCTTTTTCATTTGGGTCTACCTAAACACGGCGAGCGGACAAGTGGAGAGCGGCGCAGGCGATATGGACCACGACCC AGACATGTGGAAATTTCTTGATCTCGTCAGCAGAGCTCTCGGCGAAATCAAAACGGGCCTTCAAGGCATTTCGCAAGACGTATCCAAAGTGCGTGCCATGCAGAAAAGCCTTCGACTTGGCCCAAGATCACGAACGTCCGCGACGTCTGAACGTCCAAAAAAAATGCT GCGAAAACAAAGCACAACTAGTCGAATTTTGGACGAAGGATTTTTGTCGTATTTCTTTGACGGAGTCCTCCCCCTGCTTCAG gTTTTCTATTCGGATTATTTCCGGTCGGATCCGGACAATCTCGATCATCGGCACGAAATCGGCACGTCGCGCGTTCTCGCCGACACTCTGCTCGGCATTTCAAGCGAAATCGCTCAATACGTCGCTAACAAAGCCCAACATCGATTGATGCGACGCACCGTGACGGCTGTCTTGGCTCAGCCCGCATTGAATCTCCCCGACGAT AAAGTAGCTCAGTTTGACATGGGCGGTTTTGGAGATCGAACAATGGACGTCAAAAGTCCGGCACTCAAG cAATATGAGAGAGAGCATCGCTCTGAAGAGAAGCTCAACTATGAACTGAACAATTTTGCAATCAATTTCAAGCGAGCCTATCAGAAGCGAAACATGATACGAGATCAAATTAACGTTCCAATTGACGAAC AATAttgcgaagacgaagacgacgacgagccgttGCCGCTCggaaaagaatttcaagATCACGTGAAGGCATTTTG CAAACATGGCACGGTCGTCGATCCTAACGGGGAAAAATTGGTCGAGCAACTCTG CATTTCGTACAGTAGCCACGAGTTGCGGACCATGAGCGAAACGGAACGGCTTCAACTTGAGCGTCTCAGCATTCGTTCGCTCCAAGTTCTACGCGCTATCATTCACAATCAAATCGTTCAAGTTCCCGAACTCAAAGAAGGTTTTGAAGTGCCCAAAAGCTACAAAGTCGCCATGGATTCGGTGGAAACGGTTCAAAAGTCTCTCAATTCCTTTGGCGCTGCATTGAAA ATTATTCCACTTTTGTCTCATCACAATGACGATATTGTTCGCGAGACGTTGGcctttctttcgtcgctcaTTTATCGCGGAAATCCTCAAGTTCAAAATAGCTTCGAGGATTATTTTCTTCAtacgagagaagagagattCTTTATTGACATACAAGGACGCCTTAAACGCTCGGCCGTCGCTACTAGGGAAAG GAGAGCTTTGCTATCTCAGCACAAAGCTAAAGtagagaaatcaaagaaaatg gCTGAGACGCTGAGGGAAAGAACTCAAGGAAAGACGACTGGCGAAAAG ATGGGATACGCGGCTATGGGAAAGGCTGaggacgaaatcgaaatggAGGAAATTGCTATGAAAGCG GGTGTTGCGGCTGATGAAGTGAAGGGGGAACCGTCACCCGATCATCTCCGCTTCCGAGACGACGGCTACATTGAAATTGTCTTGAGAATAATGGGCTACATGTGCGACGGACATCACAGGGTCTTGCAA GACTATTTGCGAGAGCAGCCAGACAATATCAAATCGTTGAATCTCGTGTCGGAAGTTTGCACTTATCTCCATCTCTTCTATAATGCCATTGACGAAGATAATATTCCTCTCGTTATTCAATTGTTTAATactctcgtcgaatttgccAGC GGAAATCAAGACAATCAAGCGACTCTATTCGATCATCAGATCATCGACAtgatcaatgacgtcatgcgaATGGAAATGACTCGTTTTGCTGATTCCGATCATGTCGACGACGCCTACGATCTCAAACAGTCGGCCATGGATCTTCTTTCAGCGATGGTtgagagaaacgacgacaaaacaaaGCGATTAGCCAAAGAAATTCTCGAGACGATTCACATTGATGCGCTCTACGAAAGCATGACCACGTTTCAAACAGTTGCTGAAGAAACG cctGGTGATGAAGGAGAAGCCGCTCGTCGATTGGCCTTTACAATTGAACACGTTTTGAAGCGTTTCAGGGATTTTGGTGGCGTTCTTTACGGAAAAAAAT GGAAATTTCGTCACAAGATTTCGCAAGAGGAAACCGTCGCCGAAAAGGAGCTCGACAACAAGACAATGTCTGTTGAAATTCTCGATGGAGACGAGTTGCATAAAGTCTACTTTCGAGTCAAAGATCAG AGCGCACTTCGAGAGGAAGTGAAGGAGACGCTCAAATGGAACATATCTCGCGACAGTCCCACTGACAAATTACGCGATTTCTTGGAATGGGGCCGAGATATTCAAAAAGACATACAATATCAG AAAAAAGTTCGCAGTCATTGGCTTGCTTCGCTGTTCGTATTGGGAAA TTCCTTTTGGTATTGGATGGTTTTGCTTCTCACCTTGGCTCTAAACGTTTTTGTTCTCTCCACGTGGAACGCTCCTGAAAATCTTTTCCA acATCGTCCTCACGTAGAGACAAGTTACTTTTATCCTGTCCTCTACTCCCTCGGCGGCTTGCATTTGTTTTTCAGTCTCTGCATGCTGATTACATTCTACATAGCAAACGCTCACAACTTTGTTCTGCCCTCCTTCCTCTATTCCCTATT GAGAAAGAAGCGTCCTGAAGACAGCCACTCGTCCATCAACATCCTCGGATTGAGGAGTTTGTTTTACCTG CTGTTTGTCGCCGCTTCGGTCCTGTCTTTATTCTTTGATGGCTTTTTCTACTGCTTCCACCTGTTCATCATTATCGTCAACAACGACATTCTACTGCGTGTGCTCCAATCAGTAACGAGAAACG GAGTGTCTTTGCTATGGGTCGCAGCGATGATGTTAATCATCATCTATGTCTATTCTGTCGtcgcctttgccttcttgcGTCAGTCATTTGATCGCAACGAGGGTCTCTACTGCGAAAATCTCGGCCAATGTTTTGTCACGAGTCTCAAATTTGGTTTGTTGAGTGGCGGGGGATTGGGCGAAGCTCTCGCGCCAAAGACGTACAGTTTCTTCGAACCGGGACTGAGAATATTCTTTGATCTCTCCTACTTCATCGTCATTACGATCATAGCACTGAACATCGTCTTTGGTATCATTGTCGATACGTTTTCCGAATTGCGAGATGACAAG tGGAAAGCTCAGAACGACATGGCTAGCGTCTGCTTTATTTGCGGCAATCCGAGTTTTGAATTTGAGAAAAGAGGCAAT GGGTTTGAACATCACGTGAAGAATGAGCACAATATGTGGGCTTATCTCTTCTATTTTATTCACCTGAGTGAGAAACTGCACAATGATTATACGTCAATTGAAAGTCACGTGGCAGAGAAA ctcaaaaaagacgaaattgatttctttcctCTAAATAAGGCAATCTGCCTGTCCGACACGGAAGATGCGAGCATCGAGCAAATACAGGAGTTGAAAAATATGATCCAACAGCTTTTGGATCGTCACCAAAGAGAG GATGCTaatctccgtcgccgtcaagaAAGACACGAACAGGCTCTTTGGGAAAGGAGACAAGGACTCGCTAGAGGATTAACTGTTGGTACTAGCGTGG atgacgatgacgacaacgaagttacgacaatttga